DNA from Brevibacterium sp. 'Marine':
CTCCTCGGTGCGGGCGACCTCGAAGCCGCCGGACTCGGTGAAGACGCCGAGGTCCTTGTATTGGCGCATGCTGTCGAGGGTGAGGTCGGTGATCTCACGCGAGTGATCGACGGGGAAGATGAAGTTCGAGGCGTGTCCGGTCGAGCCGCCCGGATTCGGCAGCGGGCCTTTGTCGACCTGGACGATATCGGTCCATCCGAGTTCGGCGAGATGATGGACGAGGCTGTTGCCGACGATGCCGGCTCCGACAACGACGACGCTGGCCTGGGCGGGGACGGAAGCCATGAGCAGGCTCCTCTCTGAAGGCTTCGTCGCCTTCACCGGCATTGTTGCGAATTATGCAACGATGCGCGCTATGTGGAACTGCGTACGATGATCGTCCTCCGCCGAGGCGGGAGTGTCAAGAGGGCGTCTGCGCGGTCATTGCGCGGTCGGACGAACGTGTCGAACGACATCGTCAGGGCTGGGTGGTCAGCTCTCGGAAGTACTGCTGAGCGAATTCGGCGAATCGGGGGCAGGCCGAGTGGGCGTTGTGCGAACTCCATTCGATGGTGACGTCGACTTCGGGCGAATCGACGATCTCGCGATAGACCACTTCGGGATGCGAATGGGTGAATGAGGTCGCCGCCGAGGTGATTCCGACGGCTTTGTCGAGGACGACGTCCATCAGCCATTCGTCTTTCACGATGGCGATGTCGATATCGGCTTTGGCCAGGGCCGCGTCCAGATCGTCGGGTCGAGTCGCATCGATCGGTGTCTGCGAGGAAGTCTGCCATTCCCTGATGAGGCTGTGCGTGTGTCTGCCCAGTCCCGCCCATGCCCATCCGAGACATGAATGTCTGCCCAGAGGTATTTCTCTTCGCCTCCGATTGTGCTTAGGCTCGCAGCAGACCAGGACACCAACGAGGCGAGGCAGACACCATGAAGGTACTCATCATCGGAGCCACGGGACACGTCGGAACCGCGGCCGTCCGAGCGCTCGAAGGCAGGCACGAACTCGTTCAGGTCGGTCGCAGCACGGATCCGGCGGTCGATCTCGACGATCCGGCGACGATCGAGGCGCTGCTGAACGAGGTCGGTGACGTCGATGCCATCGTGTGCACGGCCGGACACGTCCCGTTCAAACCCGTCACCGAACTGACCCGGGAGGACTTCGAGTCGGGGTTCTACGGCAAGACGCTCGCCCAGCTGGATCTGGTGCGCATCGGCCTGCCCCATGTCAGGGACGGCGGTTCGATCACCCTGACGACCGGGGTCACGGCCCGCGCCGCGATCCCCACCGGATCGGCGGCCGCGATGGCCAGCGGAGCCGTCGAATCATTCGTCATGGCCGCCGCCGGTGAGATGCCGCGCGGCATCCGCATCAACGTCGCCAGCCCGACCGTCCTGGAGTCGGCCACGCACTTCCACGACTTCTTCCCCGGATTCCCGCCGGCCTCCGATGAGGCGGTGGGCAATCTCTACCGCCGCGCCGTCGAGAGCATCGACAACGGCACCACGTACGTCCTCGACTGACGACCTCCTCGCGGAGGATGATCGCACCCTCGCCGAGGCGGACCTCCGTGAGCGCGTGCGTGCCGATTTCGGCGGATGCCGATTTCGTGGGGTGCCGACTTGGCGGGGTTCAGTGTTCGCGCCACCCGAGACGGGCAGAGATGTCGGCGGCCGCCCGAGTGAGCAGATCTCTGGCCGAGGCGACCTTGTCCTCGGTGAAGCGGAAGCTCGGTCCCGAGGCCGAGATCGAGGCGATGACGTCCCCGTGGGCATTGCGCACGGGAGCGGACACCGCGGTCAGCCCGACCTCGAGCTCATCGATGACGAGCGAGAATCCGGTGGCGGCCACCTCGGCGACCTGGGTGAGCAGCTGCGGAACCGAGGTCACCGTGTGCGGGGTGTAGCGGGTCAGCTTCGCCCCCAGGGTCTCGCGGATGCCGTCTTCGCTCAGGCCCGAGAGCAGGACCTTGCCGTTGGAGGTTGCATGCAGCGGAATGCGCTGACCGACCCAATTGTGGCTCTGCACCGACGACGTCGACGAGGCCTGGTCGAGGTAGAGGGCTGCGCCGTCGGAGAGGACGGCGACATTGATCGTCTCACCGGTCGCCTCGGCGAGCATCTTGGTGATCGGGCGGGCCTCCTGGACGATGTCGAGGCGCGCGGTCGTCGCCCCGGCCAGCCGGAGGATGGACAGACCCAAGCGGTATCGGCCGCGGTGGTGATCCTGTTCGACGAGTCCGCGGGCCTCGAGGGTGGAGACGATGCGTGACGCCGTCGATTTGTGCACCCCGAGTTCACCGGCGATCTCGGTGATCCCGGCGAGCCCGGTGCGGGCGATGATCTCGAGGATCGTCACGGCCCGATCCACGGATTGGACGCCTCCCGAGCCCGCTTCGCTGTTGCTCATTTCGAAACTGTAACTCACGACGCGCAACCCGGCCAGAGTCTCAGGGCGTGGGGTAGGGTGAGTGCGGTCGGTGGGCCTCGATTTCGCCGACCCCCTTTCCCCGACGGAGCTGAGCACGATGAGCAATGGGACCCAGTCGATCGACCGGGCGGCAGAGATCCTGTCGTTGGTCGTCAGATCCGACGAACCGATCTCCTACACCGAGGTGGTCGACGAGACCGAATTGGCTCGGTCGACGGTCTCACGCCTGCTCTCCGCACTCGAGCGCAACGGTCTCGTCGAACGCGACGGTGAGGGCCTCTATCGCGGCGGATCGCTGTTCGCGACCTATGCCTCCCGCTTCGACCGAGTGGAGAACCTCGTCTCCGCGGCCGATCCGACCCTGCAGCGCCTCAGCGAGGAGACCGGGGAGACCGTCAATCTCGCCATGCCGGGCCCCAAGGGGGTCGTCCAGGTCGCTCAGGTCGATTCGACCTTCGTCCTCGGGGCCACGAACTGGGCCGACGTCGAGGTGCCGCCGCACTGCTCGGCTCTGGGCAAGGTCATGTTCGCCTACGACGTGATCCCGCTGCCGACCGGTCGGCTCGAACGGCGCACCGAGAAGACCCTGGGCTCACGCAAGGAGCTCACCGACGATCTCGAAACGGTGCGCGAACGCGGATTCGCCATCGTCCACGAAGAATTCGAGATCGGCCTCGACGCTCTGGCGGCACCGGTGTTCGGCATCGACGGAGACGTCGTCGCGGCCGTGGGAATCTCCGGGCCGACGATGCGCATCGCCGACCATCACGACCGCCTCGGCGCACTGCTCGTCGACGAGGCGGGACTGCTCTCACGCACCCTCAAGCGCAAGGTCACCCACAGGTAGACGAGCCGAAAATAGGTCGTATTCGGATACTTTTCGGCGCTGAAAGTATCCGATGGTGACCTGGATTCGTGTGGCCGTGTCCGATTGCGACCTATTCTCTGACTGAGGTGGCTGCTCACCACGCGGTCGAGACCTCTTCGGCGCCGCCGAGGGCCGCGAGCTGCTTGCGGCGCCAGACCTCGGTGTCTTTGATCTGATTGAACGTATAGATGTGCAGACCGGCGACGCCCATGGCCGGGTCGTCGAGGAACGGGCCGATCTTGTCGAGGAACTTCCGCGGGTTGTAGCCGCCGGGCTTGGCCATTCGCGTGAAGGTCGCAGTGTTCTTCCGCAGGAACCGCGTGGACTCACCCACCCCGATCTTCGTCGCGACGCGAGCGAGCTTCGCCAGCTCCACCTTCCCGGCGATGCCGAGGACCAGCGGCAGCTCGATGCCGCGCGAGCGCACCCGGGCCACCCATGAGGCGACGAGAGCCGGATCGAAGCACAGATTCGACACCAAGTGTGTGGCATAGTCGCGTTTGTCCCACATCGCCTGGATGGTCACATCATCGGGGATGATCGGGTGCGATTCCGGATAGGCGCTGACGCCGATATGGCGGAACGGGGCGGCCATGGACGAGAGATCGACGAGGAGGTCGTGCGCTCCGACGTACCCGCCGGCCGGGGGAGTGGCGTCCCCCGCGGGGACGAAGATCCGGTCCACAGCCGCCTCGGCGAGGCGATCGACGATCTCCGTGAGCTCGGGTCTGCCGTGGATCATCCGTGCGGCCAAGTGGGGCACGGCGCGGAATCCCAAAGCCTGGAGCTGCTCGGCCGTGGACAGCGTCGCCTCAAGCGTCAGCCCAGTCGATGCGGTCACGGTGATCTCGCGGCCCGGTGCAACGTACTCTTCGATGCGTTCGACTATTCCGGCCGTGGGCAGTACTTCGTAGCGGGCGGTGCTCAACAGCGTGCGCAGCGTTGACTGTGACATCCTCGTCTCCTTCTCGGAGGTCGATTCATGAAACTCGCAAGCGCGAGTTCCTTGCGTCCCGGTGTGTTCGATCTTACACTCATTGTACCCATGATATGGGAATTGAGTTCCATAATATAAAACTGTGCGAGCAGGGGGAACACCATGGACAACAATGTCCCCACAGTGGACCAAAGTGACAGGCAAGTCCCGATCAACCTACGTCAGTCCGGCCCGACCCCGGTCGAAATGCTCATCGACACCCGTGTCCGCAAGTCCCCGTACTGGGAACTGTCCATGCAGCAGGGTTGCTGGCGGGCGTCGATCTACAACCGGATGTACCACCCGCGTGGCTACATCACCCGCGACGAGGGCGGGATGATGGCCGAGTATCAGTCCCTCGTCAACGATGTGACCCTGTGGAACGTCGCCGTCGAACGGCAGATCCAGGTCAAGGGTCCCGACGCCGAGGCGTTCGTCAACTTCGTCATCACCCGTGACGCAACGAAGATCCCGGTGATGCGTGCCCGCTACGTCATCCTGTGCAACGAAGCCGGCGGCATCCTCAATGATCCGATCCTGCTGCGGGTCGGCATCGACGAGTTCTGGTTCAGCCTCTCCGACACCGACCTCATGCTCTGGCTGCAGGGGGTCAACGTCGGCGGCCGGTTCGATGTCACGATCGCCGAGATCGACGTCGCACCCGTGCAGGTCCAAGGTCCGAAATCCGTCGACGTCATCGCCGACCTCGTCGGTGAGGAGGGGCGCACGCTGCCGAGCTACGGACTCATGGAAGCCCAGGTCGGCGGCCGCGACGTCATCATCTCCCAGACCGGATTCACCGGGGAGAAGGGCTACGAGATCTACCTGAAGGATGCGACGAAGTACGCCGAGGATATGTGGAACGCCGTCCTGGACGCCGGCGCGCCGTACAACCTCAAGGTCGTCGCCCCCAGCCACCACCGCAGGATCGCCGCCGGCATCCTCTCGTGGGGTCAGGACATGGATTTCGAGACACTCCCGTTCCAGGTCAACCTGTCCTACCAGGTGCCGCGGAAGAAGGAAGCAGACTATATCGGCAAGGCCCGCCTCGAGGAGGTGCGCGATCTCATCGAAGCCGGCACTCCGCCGTATCGCACACAGCTGGTGGGCCTGCTGATCGGCGGCAAACCGATCACGGACTACGCGCCGGACTTCTGGCTCGTCTCCGCCGCAGCTGATGGAGAGGCCGTCGGGTACGTGACCTCGCCGTGGTACTCGCCGGAACTCGAAGCGAATATCGCCATGGCGCACGTTCCGGTGTCGGCAACCGAGCTCGGCACGGAGTACTGGGTGCATCTGCCGGAGCCGTTCGCCGATACTCCCGGAGTCCCGGTTCGCGCCGAGGTGGTCGAGATGCCGTTCCGCCCGAGCGTCAACCCCAACCAGCGTGAGCGTCTGAAGATGCGCGGCCTCGACGCCGCAGTCTGAGCCGACTCCCGCTCCCGAGACCGAGCGCGGTCGCCGTTGCTTCGAGCCGGCGGCCGCGTTCGCATGCCCGAGCTCGTTCGCCGGCATCCCTCACCGATAACGGCATCTCCTCCAGATACTTACGCACCCCTCACCGTCAGCAGCTCACCACCCCGTTGCAAAGGGGTGATTTGCTGCTGAGGGTGAGGGGTGCGGCGGTTGGTGCGGGGTGCCGGCACCGGTGAGGGGCGCTCTACTGACTGTGCGAAGTGCGACTGGCGGTGACGGATGCGCCTGGGCCAGCCGGTCGCCCGGCCACGCGCCCGCGGTCACTTTCCGCGCAGCGCCTTGACCTTGGCGAGCAGTTCGTTCTCGGCGTTCGGGCCGGCCTTGACTCCGCGGGGCAGGCGGAACATGAAGACGATTCCGATGACCAGCCACAGGCCGAACATCGCCCATGACTGCCAGGCGAGCTGTGCGGAGACCGGGGTGATCGGCAGATAGAGGACGAAGAGGACGAGCGTGAGCACGGCCGCGATGACACCGATGGCGAAACCGGAGTTGCCCTTGCCTCCGATGCGCAGCGGTCGGTCCATCGCCGGTTCGCGCTTGCGCAGGACCAGGAAAGCGACGCTGACGAGGAAGTAGGCGATGACGATCGCAGGCGACCCCGCATCGACGATCCAGCCCAGCGCCGCCGAGCCGAGGAACGGCGCGAGGGCTGACAGTGCCCCGATGAAGAGGATCGCGTTGACCGGAGTGCGGTAGCGCGGGTGGAGCTTGCCGAACCAGGCCGGGATCATGCCGGCCACGGCCATCGCCCACATCAGGCGAGACGAGCCCATGAGGAACGCGTTCCACGAGGTGATGATGCCTGCCAGACCGCCGGCGATGACGATCTTGCCCCAGACGGCGGAGTTGAACATGGCCGACAGCGCATCCGCGGTGACGAGGTCATGCGTGGCCAGGTCGGAGGCGGGCATCGCCAGAGACGTCATCCAGATGACGATGACGTAGAAGGTGATCGCCATGAGCACCGAGATGACGACGAGCTTGCCGATCTTCGCCGGCGGCAGGTTGATCTCCTCCGCCGACTGCGGGATGACATCGAAGCCGACGAAGAGGAACGGCACGACCGCGACGACGGCGATGAAGCCGGATCCGCCGCCGGTGAACAGCGGCTGGGTGTTGGCGGCCTCGCCGCCGGTGAAGCCGCCGGCCAGGAGCATGAGGGCGACGATGATGAGGAAGGAGACGACGAAGGTCTGGACGAGGGAGGCGATCTTCACACCGCGGATGTTGATCCAGGAGATGATGATCGCGGTGACGGTGCCGACGAGCGCCCAGGTCAGGTACACGTCGAAGTCGGCGATCGTCCACAGTTTGACGAACTCGAGGTTCGGGAAGAGGTAGAGGGCGGTCTTCGGCACGGCGACGGCTTCGAACATGACGACGCTGATGTAGCCGCCGGTGATCGCCCAAGAACCGAAGAGGGACACCTGCGGTCCCATCGCCCGGATCAGGTAGTTGTGCTCACCGCCGGCGTGCGGCATGGCGGCCACGAGCTCGGAGTACACGGTGCCGACGAAGCACATGATGATGCCGCCGACGACGAAGGCGAGGATGGCGCCCAAGGTGCCGGCGCCGGACAGCCACTCGCCGGTGAGCACGACCCAGCCGAAGCCGATCATCGCGCCGAATCCGATGAAGAGCGCATCGATCGAACCGAGAGCTTTGACGAAGCCGTGGCCTCGATCCGTTGTTGCTGCCTGCGATTGACTCATGGGTACCTCGACACTTCTGTGTGAACGGACGAACTGATGCTGGGCCGTGCCGCCGGCGTGAGCCGAATCACGGCAGTTCCGATAAGGCAGAGTAGCAGGATTCTGACCGTTACCGGTGAGTTGTCTGCGCGGGACGCCGAACCGTTGCGATGGTGCTACATTTCGTCAGGTGCACAGCTCACATCGCGCAGCGATCGTCCGCGTCATCGCGGGCTACACGGCAGCACTGGTCACCGGAACCACTCTGCTCATGACCCCGGCGGCCACCGTCGCCGACGGCGGCATCTCACTGCTCAAGGCCCTCTTCACGGCCACCTCGGCGCTGAGCGTCACCGGACTCGTCGTCCTCGACACCGGTCAGGATTTCACGCTCTTCGGTCAGATCGTCATCGTCTGCCTCATCCAGGCCGGGGGCCTCGGCGTGCTCCTGCTCACCGCACTGCTCGCCCTGCTGCTGGCCGGAAAAGCCGGCCTCAGGCTGCGCCAATCCGTGGCCTCGGAGACGAAGAGCGACGCGATCGGCGGCGTCAAACCGCTCGTCCTGCGGATCACGACTCTGACCTTGGCTACGGAGGTCGTGGTCGCCTCGGCGCTGTTCCTCCGGTTCTACTTCCACTACGACGAACCCGTCACGGCCGCGCTCTGGGATGCGATCTTCCACGCGATCTCGGCGTTCAACAACGCCGGATTCGGGCTTCGTCAGGACAGCCTCATCGACTACGTGGCCGACCCCTTCATCTGCGGTCCGATCGGACTGGCGGTCATCCTCGGCGGGCTCGGCTATCCCGTCCTCATCGAACTCTTCCGCCGGTATCGGACCCCGCTGAAATGGGGCCTGACCACGCGCATCATGGTCGTGCTCACCCCGGTTCTGCTCATCGGCGGAACCGTCTTCATCGCCGCGATCGAATGGAACAACTCAGCGACGATGGGCCACCTCGATGCCTGGGGGAAGATCCAGGCCGCGGCCTTCCAGTCGACGATCACGCGCACTGCCGGGTTCAATTCCATCGACATCAGCCAGATGCACACGGTGTCGTGGTTCGGTACGGACATCCTCATGTTCATCGGCGGCGGCCCGGCCGGCACCGCGGGCGGGGTCAAGATCACGACGATGGCGGTGCTCGCGGCCACGACGTGGACGGAGATCCGCGGCGGCCGCGCCGTGACCCTCTTCGGCCGCCGCATCTCCCGTGACGTGCACCGACAGGCGACGACGGTCATCGTTCTGGCGCTCGGCTGGGTGCTCACAGCGACGATGGTCATCCTGCTCGTCGACCCGAGGTTCGGTCTCAGCCGGGTCCTCTTCGAAGTCATCTCCGGCTTCGGCACCGTCGGACTGTCGACCGGGATCACCGCGGATCTGTCCGGCCCCAGCCAGATCGTGCTCATCCTGACCATGGTGCTCGGCCGGCTCGGCCCGGTTACCGTCGCCTCCGGGCTGGCGCTGCGCGAGCGCCCCATCCGCTATGAACTGCCGAAGGAACGCCCGCTGATCGGCTGAGGCCGTCGGGCCGGAGAGGAAAAGACCATGAACGAGAAGAAGAACTGGATGGCGCGGTCCGCGTCGTTCTTCACCGGCGACCCCTCGCCGCTGGCGAGGGACGGTGCGGTGGCCGTGATCGGGCTCGGCCGCTTCGGCGGGTCACTGGCACGTGAGCTCGCCGAGCATGGAGTCGAGGTCATCGGCGTCGACCGCGACGAATCGGTCGTGGCCGAGTTCGCCGACGTCCTCGCCCACGCCTCCCGCGCCGATGCCACCGACGAGGTGGTGCTGCGACAGCTGGGCATCGACGAGGTCTCCCGCGTCGTGATCGCCATCGGCAGCGACCTCGAGGCGAGCATCCTCGTGGCGTCGCGGATCCTCAAGCTCGGCAATCGGCACATCTGGGCGAAGGCGATCAGCGAAACCCATGCGGAGATCCTCCACCAGCTGGGCATCGGCAACGTCATCAGCCCCGAGAACGATATGGGCCGCCGGCTGGCCCACCTGATCAGGGGGCATATCTCGGACTTCTTGCCCATCGACGAGGATTTCGTCCTGGCGCGCACCACCCCGCCGGTGCGCACGACCGACGTGCCTTTGGCTTCGCTGGGATTGCGCTCGACGTATGACGTCACGATCGTCGCGTTCAAACGTCGCGGCGGCGGCCATTGGGACATCGCCGACCGGGATGTCACCCTCTACGCCGACGATGAGATCCTCGTGGCCGGCAGCCCGAAGAAAGTCGAAGCGTTCAGCGAATTGGACAAGGACGCCGACGCTTAGGCCGACGTCCTCGGGCAATTGGTATTACCGCGCCGAGGAGGCGCTTGAGGTTTCAAGGGTCCTTCGACGAGGAGGCCCCGGAGTCGGGCGCGTACGCTCCGGGCGCTGGTGCAGGCTTCAGTCGCCGAGGTCGACGACCTCGAACTCGAGGAGGTTCGCCTGCTCGGAGACCGGGGCCCTGCCGGTCGATTCGTGCGAGGATGAGCGGCCCTGCTTCCAGTTTTCGAAGTCCTTCTTCGTCGCCCACTGGGTGTAGACGAAGTACTGGTCCCCGCCGGCGACCGGGCGCAGCAGCTGGAAGCCTTCGAAGCCGGGAGCCCCGTCGACCGAATGCTTGCGTTCGGCGAAGCGCTTTTCGAGTTCAGCGCGAGCTGGTTCGGGGACGGAGAGCGCGTTGATGGCGACGACTGACATGATTGCTCCTTCTCATCAGAGGCAGTGGTTGTCGGTGAGCAGCTGGCTCACCTCGAGCCTACGACTCCGACCCGAATGCTGTCTGAGGAGTCCGCTTGTTCGCCCGCAGAGTCTCAGAACCGGTGCCGTGCAGGGTTCCAGTATCTGGGTATCTGGGTATCTGGGCGCGCGAACCCCTGCCTGTACCTGTGCTTGTGCCGAGTTTCGGACGATCCGTGCGGGGGCAGCGCCTGAAAACCGTCACGCATCGTCCGGAACTCGCGGTGCGAACGGTGCTCCTGCTGACCTGAGTCGTGTTCAGGTGTCCGGCTGGTGGGTAGGGTGGCCCACTATTCGCCGTCGTCGACCTCGAGCTGGGTGAAGTCCAGGCCGGGGGAGTGGGCTGCGGCTGCGCGGCGGATGCGTTCGGCGGTGAGCTCGCTGATCGTCGGGAACTCGGCGTCGCCGGTCCGGCCCGTTCCGTCACCGACCACCACGGCCTTCGCCGTCTTCGACCGCAGCGGCTCCGGGGTCTGCACGAGCACGAATGATCGCGCACCTGCGTCGCGCGAATTGGCCTCCATCACGGCCTGCGCCGTGGTCCCGGATCCGGCGAAGAAGTCGAGGACGATGGCATCGGGGTCGAAGAACGTCTGCGAGGCCACGAGCGCCTTGACCAGCTCGACCGGCTTCGGATAGCTGAACACCCCCGCCAGACCCAGCGGCTCCAGATCGTTCTGCCCGCCGAGCGCCTTGATGATCGAGTACATCTTCGAACTCGCCTTCTCCGCCGGCGTCACCCGCACCACCGCGTGTTTGCCCTCGGTTCCCCACGACCTGAGGATGTACTCGCCCGATGCCAGCTTCGCGTCCACCTCGGCGAGTTTCCTCTCGCCTTTGACGGCGACGATGTCCTCATACATCAGCCGCCGCTCCGACCCGCGCGCATACCGGCCGAAACCGGCGCGCAGCACATCGGTCTCCACGAGCATCCGCCTGCCATCGATGACCTCGAGCTTCGCCGGCGACTTCTTCTCCGTGAGGAACGGCCCGACCCGGCTCGCGTCGCGGGCCCAGACATGCACATAGTCGTGCCCGCGCACGAAGGAGCGCGCATTGCCCCCGCCCTTGGCCCGCTGATGGATGAGGGTGCCCAGCGAATTGTCCTCACCGAAGATCTCGTGCCCGAGCAGCTGCGCCCACGCGCTCTCCTTGTCGTCGAGATGGAGGAACAGCACCCCATCGTCGCGCATGAGCTCGCGCGCGAGCAGCAGCCGCGGAGTCATGAAGGACAGCCAACTGGCGTGATCGTGTCCGTGATCTTTGTAGGTGTGCGCATTGCCCGTGTTGTACGGCGGATCGATGTAGACGACCTTGACCCGCCCGCGATGCGTGGCCAGGAGCGCCTGCAGAGCCGGCAGGTTGTCCCCGACGATGAAAAGATTCTCCCGCGGATCGGGAGCGACACTCGATCCGTCGACCTTGCGCAGGTGCGGACGACGGGCACCCGCGCCGAGGCGGGGCTCGGGTCCCTCGTCACCCGCGCTGGGGCGGGGCTCGCGTTCCGTATCACCCTCACCGAGGCGGGGCTCGGGTCCCGGTTCACCGGGGCCGGGCTCGGT
Protein-coding regions in this window:
- a CDS encoding glycine cleavage T C-terminal barrel domain-containing protein, with the protein product MLIDTRVRKSPYWELSMQQGCWRASIYNRMYHPRGYITRDEGGMMAEYQSLVNDVTLWNVAVERQIQVKGPDAEAFVNFVITRDATKIPVMRARYVILCNEAGGILNDPILLRVGIDEFWFSLSDTDLMLWLQGVNVGGRFDVTIAEIDVAPVQVQGPKSVDVIADLVGEEGRTLPSYGLMEAQVGGRDVIISQTGFTGEKGYEIYLKDATKYAEDMWNAVLDAGAPYNLKVVAPSHHRRIAAGILSWGQDMDFETLPFQVNLSYQVPRKKEADYIGKARLEEVRDLIEAGTPPYRTQLVGLLIGGKPITDYAPDFWLVSAAADGEAVGYVTSPWYSPELEANIAMAHVPVSATELGTEYWVHLPEPFADTPGVPVRAEVVEMPFRPSVNPNQRERLKMRGLDAAV
- a CDS encoding IclR family transcriptional regulator, encoding MSNGTQSIDRAAEILSLVVRSDEPISYTEVVDETELARSTVSRLLSALERNGLVERDGEGLYRGGSLFATYASRFDRVENLVSAADPTLQRLSEETGETVNLAMPGPKGVVQVAQVDSTFVLGATNWADVEVPPHCSALGKVMFAYDVIPLPTGRLERRTEKTLGSRKELTDDLETVRERGFAIVHEEFEIGLDALAAPVFGIDGDVVAAVGISGPTMRIADHHDRLGALLVDEAGLLSRTLKRKVTHR
- a CDS encoding short chain dehydrogenase, which translates into the protein MKVLIIGATGHVGTAAVRALEGRHELVQVGRSTDPAVDLDDPATIEALLNEVGDVDAIVCTAGHVPFKPVTELTREDFESGFYGKTLAQLDLVRIGLPHVRDGGSITLTTGVTARAAIPTGSAAAMASGAVESFVMAAAGEMPRGIRINVASPTVLESATHFHDFFPGFPPASDEAVGNLYRRAVESIDNGTTYVLD
- a CDS encoding potassium transporter TrkG yields the protein MHSSHRAAIVRVIAGYTAALVTGTTLLMTPAATVADGGISLLKALFTATSALSVTGLVVLDTGQDFTLFGQIVIVCLIQAGGLGVLLLTALLALLLAGKAGLRLRQSVASETKSDAIGGVKPLVLRITTLTLATEVVVASALFLRFYFHYDEPVTAALWDAIFHAISAFNNAGFGLRQDSLIDYVADPFICGPIGLAVILGGLGYPVLIELFRRYRTPLKWGLTTRIMVVLTPVLLIGGTVFIAAIEWNNSATMGHLDAWGKIQAAAFQSTITRTAGFNSIDISQMHTVSWFGTDILMFIGGGPAGTAGGVKITTMAVLAATTWTEIRGGRAVTLFGRRISRDVHRQATTVIVLALGWVLTATMVILLVDPRFGLSRVLFEVISGFGTVGLSTGITADLSGPSQIVLILTMVLGRLGPVTVASGLALRERPIRYELPKERPLIG
- a CDS encoding IclR family transcriptional regulator, coding for MSNSEAGSGGVQSVDRAVTILEIIARTGLAGITEIAGELGVHKSTASRIVSTLEARGLVEQDHHRGRYRLGLSILRLAGATTARLDIVQEARPITKMLAEATGETINVAVLSDGAALYLDQASSTSSVQSHNWVGQRIPLHATSNGKVLLSGLSEDGIRETLGAKLTRYTPHTVTSVPQLLTQVAEVAATGFSLVIDELEVGLTAVSAPVRNAHGDVIASISASGPSFRFTEDKVASARDLLTRAAADISARLGWREH
- a CDS encoding APC family permease, with product MSQSQAATTDRGHGFVKALGSIDALFIGFGAMIGFGWVVLTGEWLSGAGTLGAILAFVVGGIIMCFVGTVYSELVAAMPHAGGEHNYLIRAMGPQVSLFGSWAITGGYISVVMFEAVAVPKTALYLFPNLEFVKLWTIADFDVYLTWALVGTVTAIIISWINIRGVKIASLVQTFVVSFLIIVALMLLAGGFTGGEAANTQPLFTGGGSGFIAVVAVVPFLFVGFDVIPQSAEEINLPPAKIGKLVVISVLMAITFYVIVIWMTSLAMPASDLATHDLVTADALSAMFNSAVWGKIVIAGGLAGIITSWNAFLMGSSRLMWAMAVAGMIPAWFGKLHPRYRTPVNAILFIGALSALAPFLGSAALGWIVDAGSPAIVIAYFLVSVAFLVLRKREPAMDRPLRIGGKGNSGFAIGVIAAVLTLVLFVLYLPITPVSAQLAWQSWAMFGLWLVIGIVFMFRLPRGVKAGPNAENELLAKVKALRGK
- a CDS encoding site-specific DNA-methyltransferase yields the protein MTTVLEWPGKAAAFALGHRLIADADTEPGPGEPGPEPRLGEGDTEREPRPSAGDEGPEPRLGAGARRPHLRKVDGSSVAPDPRENLFIVGDNLPALQALLATHRGRVKVVYIDPPYNTGNAHTYKDHGHDHASWLSFMTPRLLLARELMRDDGVLFLHLDDKESAWAQLLGHEIFGEDNSLGTLIHQRAKGGGNARSFVRGHDYVHVWARDASRVGPFLTEKKSPAKLEVIDGRRMLVETDVLRAGFGRYARGSERRLMYEDIVAVKGERKLAEVDAKLASGEYILRSWGTEGKHAVVRVTPAEKASSKMYSIIKALGGQNDLEPLGLAGVFSYPKPVELVKALVASQTFFDPDAIVLDFFAGSGTTAQAVMEANSRDAGARSFVLVQTPEPLRSKTAKAVVVGDGTGRTGDAEFPTISELTAERIRRAAAAHSPGLDFTQLEVDDGE
- a CDS encoding methylenetetrahydrofolate reductase; protein product: MSQSTLRTLLSTARYEVLPTAGIVERIEEYVAPGREITVTASTGLTLEATLSTAEQLQALGFRAVPHLAARMIHGRPELTEIVDRLAEAAVDRIFVPAGDATPPAGGYVGAHDLLVDLSSMAAPFRHIGVSAYPESHPIIPDDVTIQAMWDKRDYATHLVSNLCFDPALVASWVARVRSRGIELPLVLGIAGKVELAKLARVATKIGVGESTRFLRKNTATFTRMAKPGGYNPRKFLDKIGPFLDDPAMGVAGLHIYTFNQIKDTEVWRRKQLAALGGAEEVSTAW
- a CDS encoding antibiotic biosynthesis monooxygenase, translated to MSVVAINALSVPEPARAELEKRFAERKHSVDGAPGFEGFQLLRPVAGGDQYFVYTQWATKKDFENWKQGRSSSHESTGRAPVSEQANLLEFEVVDLGD
- a CDS encoding TrkA family potassium uptake protein; the encoded protein is MNEKKNWMARSASFFTGDPSPLARDGAVAVIGLGRFGGSLARELAEHGVEVIGVDRDESVVAEFADVLAHASRADATDEVVLRQLGIDEVSRVVIAIGSDLEASILVASRILKLGNRHIWAKAISETHAEILHQLGIGNVISPENDMGRRLAHLIRGHISDFLPIDEDFVLARTTPPVRTTDVPLASLGLRSTYDVTIVAFKRRGGGHWDIADRDVTLYADDEILVAGSPKKVEAFSELDKDADA